A single Cannabis sativa cultivar Pink pepper isolate KNU-18-1 chromosome 7, ASM2916894v1, whole genome shotgun sequence DNA region contains:
- the LOC115697475 gene encoding monolignol oxidoreductase AtBBE-like 15 has product MLLSKSPPVVILLLTLFPLIFLQTLSSSSSSSNLDNFIKCISTNSEFSTPISAAFFTPNSPSFTPLLQSSAQNLRYLVPSAPKPEFIFTPLHDSHVQASVICSKQLGIHLRVRSGGHDYEGLSYVSEIETPFVVVDLTNLRAVDVDIDNNTAWVQAGATIGEVYYRISQKSKVHGFPAGLCTSLGVGGHITGGAYGSLMRKYGLGVDNVLDAKIVDVHGKVLDREAMGEDLFWAIRGGGGGSFGIILWWKIKLVPVPETVTVFSVPKTLEQGATKILYKWQQVVDKLDDDLFIRVITQPTSVSKNTTERTIMTIYQALFLGEPERLLKIMEQSFPELGLTHKDCIQMSWIESVLYIASFPTGTKPEVLLQGKSTFKNYFKAKSDFVKEPVPESGLEGLWKRFLEEETPLTIWTPYGGQMSRVSESETPFPHRNGTVFMIQWLSTWQNEEKESTVKHIDWIRKLYVYMAPYVSKFPREAYVNYRDLDIGIMNKKNQTSTSLASSWGNRYFKDNFNRLVNVKTKFDPENFFRHEQSIPPLSTSAR; this is encoded by the coding sequence ATGCTTCTTTCAAAATCACCTCCTGTAGTAATACTACTACTCACCCTTTTTCCTCTCATCTTTCTTCAAACactttcatcatcatcatcatcatcaaatcTAGACAACTTCATCAAATGTATCTCCACCAATTCCGAGTTCTCCACTCCAATCTCAGCAGCTTTCTTCACACCAAACAGTCCTTCATTCACTCCTCTTCTCCAATCTTCAGCTCAGAATCTTCGCTACTTGGTCCCCTCAGCTCCCAAACCCGAGTTCATCTTCACACCCTTGCATGATTCTCACGTGCAAGCATCCGTAATATGCTCCAAACAGCTTGGAATACATCTCAGGGTTCGTAGTGGAGGCCACGACTACGAGGGTCTCTCTTATGTTTCTGAAATTGAGACCCCTTTCGTAGTCGTGGACCTCACGAACCTCAGGGCCGTGGATGTTGACATAGATAACAACACGGCCTGGGTTCAAGCTGGGGCTACAATAGGCGAAGTCTACTACAGAATCTCTCAAAAGAGCAAAGTCCATGGCTTCCCCGCGGGTTTGTGCACCAGCTTAGGCGTTGGTGGTCACATAACCGGGGGTGCCTATGGCTCTCTCATGAGAAAATATGGCCTTGGCGTCGACAACGTGCTCGACGCCAAGATCGTTGATGTTCATGGAAAAGTTCTTGACCGTGAAGCCATGGGAGAAGACCTTTTTTGGGCCATTAGAGGAGGTGGTGGAGGAAGCTTTGGAATCATTCTTTGGTGGAAAATTAAGCTTGTTCCTGTACCTGAAACCGTAACAGTGTTCTCTGTTCCTAAAACTTTGGAACAAGGAGCCACTAAAATACTCTACAAATGGCAACAAGTGGTGGATAAACTCGATGATGATCTCTTCATTAGAGTCATAACCCAACCCACTTCAGTCAGTAAAAACACAACCGAAAGAACCATAATGACCATTTACCAAGCCTTGTTCTTAGGAGAGCCTGAAAGACTTCTCAAAATCATGGAACAGAGCTTCCCTGAATTGGGTTTGACTCATAAGGATTGTATCCAAATGAGTTGGATCGAATCAGTTCTTTACATAGCAAGTTTCCCAACTGGAACAAAACCTGAAGTTCTTCTCCAAGGAAAATCAACGTTCAAGAATTACTTCAAAGCCAAATCTGACTTTGTCAAAGAACCCGTACCCGAATCCGGTTTGGAGGGTCTGTGGAAAAGGTTTTTGGAAGAAGAAACTCCTTTGACTATTTGGACCCCATACGGTGGACAAATGAGCAGAGTTTCAGAGTCCGAAACGCCTTTTCCTCACCGAAACGGTACCGTTTTTATGATCCAGTGGCTTTCTACATGGCAAAATGAAGAGAAGGAGAGCACTGTGAAACACATCGATTGGATTAGGAAGCTTTATGTGTACATGGCTCCTTATGTTTCGAAGTTTCCTAGGGAAGCTTATGTGAACTACAGAGATCTTGATATTGGGATCATGAATAAGAAGAACCAGACAAGTACATCACTGGCCAGTTCGTGGGGAAATAggtattttaaggataatttCAACAGATTGGTCAACGTCAAGACTAAGTTTGACCCTGAAAATTTCTTCAGGCATGAACAGAGTATTCCTCCTCTTTCAACCTCTGCTAGATGA